The Candidatus Campbellbacteria bacterium genomic sequence GGCGGGCTTGGTACGGGGGGGCCGTCGTTTTCGGTCAATAAAAATACTACGAATCAAACCGTGACGGCAAACGTTGCAACGCTTCTAACGTGGAGCACAGAAGTGTTTGACACAAACAATAACTTTAGTACATCAACAGGAAAGTTCACCCCGACAGTTGCTGGAAAATATATCATCAGTGGTACTGTATATTGCCCCGGGGCGACAAACTGTTATGTGTATATCTACAAGAACGGTTCTCTATACTTGCAGGGTGGAGAGGGTAGTGCCTCGAGCGTTGTTGCGAATATCTCGGCGGTTGTCGACATGAATGGTTCAACCGACTACGTTGAGCTCTACGGACTCACCGGGGCAACGACCATTTCGGGTGCCGTTGATTCTACCCAATTTTCAGGTGCACTCTTGGCACCAATCGATGCCGACGGTGGTGGATGGACGACAAATGGGTCGTACACCTATTTGACCAATGCCACAAATCTGGTTGGTGTTGGGTCAACATCTCCTTCTGCAAGATTTATCGTCAAAGGGAGCGGAACTGCTACAAACGCCTTTCAGGTTGTTTCGTCAGCAGATGTAAATATTCTTACTGTGTCGGATCTTGGATTTGTTGGTATCGGCACCACATCTCCCTATGCGAAGCTTTCCGTGGTCGGTGATGTCGCCATCGCAAGTGGCGGTCTCTATGACAACAACGCTTCACGAGGATCGAGTGGTATGGTGCTCCGGTCGACCGGCACTGGCTTGCAGTGGGTCGCAACATCGACACTCGGGATTTCGAGTGGTTCATCGCAGTGGACGACGAGCGGATCGAATATTTATTACAGCACCGGAAATGTCGGCGTCGGCGTAACATCGCCAACATCTGCGGCGCTTGAGATCCAAGGGACGAATGGTACCGGAGCCGTTGCTCCGTTTGCACTATTTGCACAAGGAGGCAACGGCGGATCAGATGCCACGAACGGGTATAAGGGAGGGGGCTTCTCATTTATCGGAGGGGATGGTGGAGGAGCTTCTGATGGAACTGACAGCTTCGATATTTCTGGAGGTGATGGTGCTGACTTCGTTGTAACGGGCGGTGCTGGTGGTAGTGCGGATGGTGGGACAACTTCTACTGGAGGCGCCGGTGGAAGCGTCATCATTAATCCCGGCGCTGGAGGGGTTGCAACTGGCAGTAATCCACAAAACGGCGCTACGGGCAATGTCCTTCTTTCATATGATCGCGGCAACGTGGGTATAGGAAGCATCAGTAATTCGTCCGCAATGTTGTATTTCTATGATTCGAACCAGGGCATTAAACAATCGAGCGGGTCGCTTCAGTTCCTCACCGGAGGGAGCCCGCGTTTCTATGTCGCATCGGGTGGAAACGTCGGCGTTGCAACATCGTCTCCGTGGCGGACATTCGCGGTGACCGGCACTGTTGGTTTTTCGAGCACGCTCTCTGCTGAAGCTGGGAGTGACAACTATCTTTGTATCGACCCGGTGACGTATGAAGTAACGAATGGCGGGGCAAACTGTGGTGCGTCGTCGGAGCGTTTCAAAGAGAACATCGTCGATCTTGCCTATGGGCTTGATGAAGTAAAGGCACTGCGCCCCGTCAATTTCACCTATAAGAGAGAGATTACGCCGGACGGTTCCACACATATCGGACTTATTGCCGAAGAGGTCGCTCAGATTGTTCCGGAGGTTGTTGAATTTGATGAGGACGGAAAGCCCGAATCGGTGTCGTACGACAACCTCGTTGCGCTTCTCATTAAGGCGGTGCAGGAGCTCTCTGATAAGGTTGATGTGCTCCTCGCGTCGGCGGGACAATCAATTTCTGGTGGTGTGGCACGCTTTGTTGATGCGGTTGTTGACCGACTTACCGTGGGAAGTGCTGAGGAACCATCGGGGATCACGCTTTTTGATGATGTAACGGGCGAACCGTATTGTTTGTCGGTGCACAACGGTGCCACGGTGACCCAGGCGGGTGCGTGTGACACGCAACCTTTGGATGAACCAAACGGTGACGGCTCGGGTGCTGTTTCGGCTTCTGGATCTACCACAAGTGATCCTGTTGTTGACGAACCGACTACCGATGAACCAGGTGGTGATGAACCGGTCGTCGATGCCACGACGCCAGAGAATCCTCCCGCCGAGGAAGCCCCGGCGGTCGTTGAGCCTTCCAACGAGACTCCTGCCGAGAGTGTTGGAGATGTGGCCCCGTAGGAACCTGCGAATGTCTCAACAGGAACAACGGGTTGATGATTATTTCTATACAATTGTATACACCATGAAAATGTTTTCTTGAGAGAGGGGTGGTGTATACTATGTGTCGTCGTAGATGTGTGTTGTATATTTAAAATATTAAAAAATAATATATTCAGTATGAAGAAAATAACAGTAACTTCTATTATCGCCATGGTTCTTCTTGGGGGACTTTTTGGTGGTTGGGCATGGTACACGTATAACACGTTTCTTGGTCCAGATAGTGCCCTCATGGGCAACTCAACATATGTTGCCGTTTTTTTGACAACAAATCAGGTTTTCTTTGGAAAAATTGAGTCCATGAATTACCGAGACGTTGTTTTGACAGATACATTCTATTTACAACAAGGAGGAACGACTGCAAATCCAGAATTTATTTTGCAAAAAAGTGGTAGTGAACTTCACGCACCAGAGGATACGATGTTTATTAATCGAGACCACATTTTGATTATTCAACCTCTCAAGCCCTCGTCTCAAGTGATTACATCTATCAAGCAATATAAAGAATCGTTGACGAAGTCGGCTACACAAGAAACGGCAGGTAAAAAAGCAGCTGCGCCAGAGCCGGCTGTACCTGCTTCACAAGATGACACAACAGCAGAACCGCAGGTTCTTGAATAAGAATTTGAGATAGGTACTTTTGAACCGTCCTCTATTCGTGTAGAATAGAGGACGGTTCTGCATATGCATGACCGGCGGCTGCACTCACATAGAACAATACATGGAGCTTGTCACCCGCCGGTCATGCATGGATGGAACTCGTCGCGCACACGTATATGCACAAAACGTGCCACTTGCGCCGTATACAACACTACGTATTGGTGGACCTGCGCGTTATTTTTTTTCTGTAACCAACGATACAGAACTTCGGGAAGCGGTTTTGTATGCGCACACACAGCAAGTGCCGTTTGTTGTGTTGGGTGGAGGCTCAAACACACTCTTTGCAGATGGGGAATATGAAGGAGTCGTTATACATATGTGCATGAAAGGAGTTGTCTATGAAGAAAGGGACGATACAACAGTGCTCTGTATATGTGCAGGCGGGGAAGTGTGGGACGATGTTGTTGCAGATACTGTTACGCGTGGATTGTCTGGTTTGGAAAATCTTTCAGGTATTCCAGGGAGTGTTGGAGCGTCACCGGTACAAAATATAGGTGCATATGGTGTTGAGGTCGGAGATCATATTGAGTACGTTGAAGTATTTGATACGCGCACATTTAAAAAGAAAAAACTTTCTCGAGAAGAGTGTTGTTTTGGATATCGCGATAGTATTTTTAAATCACACGAAGGGCGCGCATACATTGTTACGCGTGTTGCATTCAGACTTTTATACAGACCGCATGGGAATGTCGGTACCATTTACAAAGACAATCGTTTTAATATTGGTGATCTTATTCGCAGGCGCACAGAAACACCAACACTAAAAGATGTGCGTGATGTGATTATTGAAGTACGAGATAAAAAAGGGATGTGTATAAAAAAGGATGGAACGTCTTTTGCTTCGGCTGGGTCTTTTTTCGGCAATCCTATAGTGTCACGTGCAAAGTTTGAGTATATTCTGAAGGTGGCAGAATACACTGACAAAGAAAAAGAGAGTAGATTGCGCCCGTGGTTTTGGGACCAATCAGATGGCTCTATAAAAGTGGCTGCCGCATTTCTTCTTGAATTCACAACATTTTTAAAGGGGTATACGCGCGGAAGAGTTGGCGTATCACCGTATCATTCGTTGTCTCTCATTAATCTTGGTAATGCAACAGCACGTGAAATATCTGACTTGGCACGTGATATGCAAGACGCCGTTGAAAAACTTTTTAATGTGCGTCTTGTTTCTGAAGTTGAGCACGTTGGTACTTTTTAATTACACGTTGTTTAGTAGTAAATTATTTTTTTGCAATTTATTTTTTGTAAAAATTTTTCTCCACGTATTGTTTTAAAAATTTTTTAAAACAATGAATGCAAAGTTATCCACACTTATGCATAAAACATGTTGTGTTGTGCACGATTATGAACGATAATTTTATGTAGTAAACATATGTGCACGCTAATGTGTACATTCGTGTTGGTCGACGTTTACCAAACCCTTATCAATCGTGGTACCACGATTCAAAATTATGGCAGCAAAAAAGAAAGCAAAGAAAGTTGCAAAAAAGAAAGTTGCAAAGCGTGCTCCAAAGCGCAAAGCAGCAAAGCGCCGAGCGTAAGCTAACGCTTTGTCCCACATACAAAAAATCGCCCTCGGGCGATTTTTTGTATACAAACACTTTATTCGTGATTGTTTCATACAATCACTTGCGCCCTCGGGCGATTTTTTGTATACAAACACTTTATTCGTGATTGTTTGTAACAATCACTCGCATCATACGACGTTTTTTGTATGCAACCTCTATTTGTTTTTGTGTTATAATGCGTTTTCATACCTTATATATGGAGTTTTTAAGTAAATTATTCGGAAGTGATGCATCACGGACCCTTTCGGCACTTCAGCCGATTGTTGCCCAAATCAACGGTTTTGAGCCAGCTATTGAGGCACTGTCTGATGAAGCACTTCGAGCAAAAACAACTGAATTTAAAGAACGTTTGGCACATGGGCTCTCTCTCGAAGATATTCTTCCTGAAGCATTTGCAGTCGTACGTGAAGCTGCGCGACGAACACTCAAACAACGGCACTATGATGTTCAGCTTATTGGAGGCATCATGCTTCACCGTGGTGCAATTGCGGAAATGCGAACCGGAGAAGGAAAAACGCTCGTTGAAACACTTCCTGCATACCTCAACGCACTTACGGGAAAAGGGGTGCACATTGTGACGGTGAATGATTACCTTGCTCGGCGTGACGCGGTGTGGATGGGCCAAGTGTTTGCGTTCCTCGGCCTCTCGGTTGGTGTAGTCAACAGTCAACGACAATCATTTCTCTATGATCCTGCGCATATGGATGCTGATCCAAAGCGTGATGAGGTGGGTTCATTTAAAGTTGTGTACGAATTTTTGCGTCCGTGTGAAAAACGAGATGCGTATGCTGCTGATATTACGTATGGTACAAACAGTGAGTTTGGTTTTGACTACTTACGTGACAATACGGTCTACCGAAAAGAAGATTTGTCTCAGCGTATGCCCCAAGATGGTGGACACCACTTTGCTATTGTGGATGAAATTGACTCTATATTGATAGATGAAGCGCGTACACCGCTTATTATTTCTATTACAACAAATGAGTCTGAGAAGTTGTACTCAACGTTTGCTGATATAGCCCAACGTCTTACAGAAGAAGAAGATTATGAGGTTGATGAAAAGAAACATGCCGTGTTACTCACTGAGGCGGGTATTGAAAAGGCGGAAAAAATACTCGGACTTGAGAATATTTACACTGACGCAGGTGTTCGGTACGTGCATCACTTGGAATCTGCAATAAAAGCAAAAGCACTCTACAAAAAAGACAAGGAGTACGTTGTGCGTGACGGGGAAGTTATTATTGTGGATGAGTTTACCGGACGATTACAACCAGGGCGTCGATGGTCGGAAGGGTTACATCAGGCAATTGAGGCAAAAGAAGGTGCTCGTATTCAGGAAGAATCGCGTACACTTGCTTCAATTACCTATCAAAACTATTTCCGCATGTACAAAAAGCTTGCGGGTATGACCGGAACTGCGTTCTCAAGCTCAGAAGAGTTTTTCAAAGTGTATGGACTTGATGTTGTTCCTATTCCAACCAATCGTGTGAGTGCGCGAAATGACCACAACGATTATATTTATCAAACAGAAAAAGGAAAGTTTGAAGCAATCGCAAAACGGGTGAAAGAGGCACATGATAAGGGGCAACCGGTACTTATTGGTACGGTATCGATTGAGAAAAATGAATTGCTTTCAATGCATTTGACGAATGAAGGTATCCCACACACGGTCCTCAATGCAAAAATGCACGAACAGGAAGGAGAAGTAATTGCGCAAGCTGGACGCAAGGGATCAGTGACGGTTGCCACAAACATGGCAGGGCGTGGAGTTGATATTAAACTCGGTGGAGCTCTTGCAACACCTGAAGAACACGAAGAGGTGAAAGCGCTTGGCGGATTGTTTGTGCTTGGAACGGAGCGTCACGAGGCGCGACGTATTGACGATCAGTTGCGTGGACGTTCGGGACGTCAGGGTGATCCAGGAGAAACACAGTTCTTCGTGTCTCTTGAAGATTCGTTGATGCGTGTGTTTGCGTCTGACGCCGTCAAGCGCATGATGGGTCGTTTTGGTATTCCCGAAGATGTACCAATTGAAAATCGTCTTATTAATCGGTCGCTTGAAGCGGCTCAGAAAAAAATTGAAGGACTCAACTTTGATGTACGAAAGCACGTGCTTGAATTTGACGATGTGATGAACACCCAACGAAAAACTATCTACGACCGTCGGAAGGCTCTTGTTCTTGGTGAGCACGCAGATATTGAGCGAATTCTTTTTGAAATGATAGGAGGTGATGAAGATATTGTTCGTAGTGCCCAAGAGAAAAAGAAAGAGCTTGGAGACGTTCCTTTTTTGGAAGCGGCGCGTCGACTCATGCTTCAAGCGATTGATGTTTTTTGGATTGACCACCTCGAATTGATGGACTTTACGCGTAGTAGTGTAAACCTTCGTGCGTACGGGCAACGCGATCCGCTCGTAGAGTATCAAAAAGAAGGTTTGATGGCGTTCCGAAGAATGGAAGCTTCAATTGAAGGACACGTCATGAGTATGGTGCCTCAAATTGGCGCTGGTGCATTTAGTAAAGAAGAAGAGCAGTTGCGACGCGAGCGCGCACGCTTACAAATGATTGCAAATGATTCATCTGATGCAGCCCCTGTGCAAGCAAAAAGTATGGAGCACTTTGGACGTAATGATATGGTGACTATAACAAACGGAACACTTACGCAAGAGATGAAATACAAAAAAGCAGAACCTCTTATTCAAAGTGGTGAGTGGAAAGTTGTTGAACAAAAATAAATCTATGCTTGGGGACCTCATTCTTTTTGCACAGTCGCTTTTCTTGTCCATCGGTCCATGGGGTGTGTTTGTTCTTGGTTTTTTACAAGAAGTTATTCCGCCGATTCCTTCGACACTTGTAACAGTGTCAGCAGGGTTCTTTTTTCTTGAGGGAGCACCATTTTCGTGGGCGGCATTTCTCAGACTCTTTTTGTACATTGGACTACCTATTGCTGTCGGTCTTTCTCTTGGTTCACTCATTATCTATGGCATTGTGTACTGGGGAGGAAAACCAATCGTATTAAAGTACGGTGTATATATGGGAATATCGTGGGACGAAGTCGAAAAAATGCGTGTCTATATGGAAGGGCACACATGGGATGATGTGCTTTTGTTTGCAGCGCGTTCGTTTCCGCTCATGCCAAGCATTGCCATTAACGTGTTTTGCGGTCTTGTCCGTTGGCGACCTGTACCGTTTTTTTTGCACACCTTTTTTGGTACCATCATTCGCTCAATGTGGTCAGGATTTATTGGGTGGCAATTTGGTAATTTCTATCTCAAGTACTCGACGATGGTGGAAGGTGCACAAAATAGTATTCTCGTCATCGGCGTTCTTGTGTGTGGCGCATTTCTTTATTACCACAAGAAAAAGAAGAATATGACGAGAAATGTTGCTCCGTCTGAAGAAGTGGTAGAATAGAAGTGTTTATAGGTTTACCCATACATAACACTATAATATGAATATTCTTTTTAAAATCGTTCTGGCAGCACTCGCTGTTCTCGGGGCTTCGTATTTGGTACCTGGTATTTTTGTTGAAAGTTTTTATGTAGCGCTTATTGTCGCCGTTGTGCTTGCGGTACTTAATCTTATTGTGAAGCCAATTATTGTTGTCTTAACACTTCCGATTAACATTGTG encodes the following:
- a CDS encoding UDP-N-acetylmuramate dehydrogenase encodes the protein MELVTRRSCMDGTRRAHVYAQNVPLAPYTTLRIGGPARYFFSVTNDTELREAVLYAHTQQVPFVVLGGGSNTLFADGEYEGVVIHMCMKGVVYEERDDTTVLCICAGGEVWDDVVADTVTRGLSGLENLSGIPGSVGASPVQNIGAYGVEVGDHIEYVEVFDTRTFKKKKLSREECCFGYRDSIFKSHEGRAYIVTRVAFRLLYRPHGNVGTIYKDNRFNIGDLIRRRTETPTLKDVRDVIIEVRDKKGMCIKKDGTSFASAGSFFGNPIVSRAKFEYILKVAEYTDKEKESRLRPWFWDQSDGSIKVAAAFLLEFTTFLKGYTRGRVGVSPYHSLSLINLGNATAREISDLARDMQDAVEKLFNVRLVSEVEHVGTF
- the secA gene encoding preprotein translocase subunit SecA, whose amino-acid sequence is MEFLSKLFGSDASRTLSALQPIVAQINGFEPAIEALSDEALRAKTTEFKERLAHGLSLEDILPEAFAVVREAARRTLKQRHYDVQLIGGIMLHRGAIAEMRTGEGKTLVETLPAYLNALTGKGVHIVTVNDYLARRDAVWMGQVFAFLGLSVGVVNSQRQSFLYDPAHMDADPKRDEVGSFKVVYEFLRPCEKRDAYAADITYGTNSEFGFDYLRDNTVYRKEDLSQRMPQDGGHHFAIVDEIDSILIDEARTPLIISITTNESEKLYSTFADIAQRLTEEEDYEVDEKKHAVLLTEAGIEKAEKILGLENIYTDAGVRYVHHLESAIKAKALYKKDKEYVVRDGEVIIVDEFTGRLQPGRRWSEGLHQAIEAKEGARIQEESRTLASITYQNYFRMYKKLAGMTGTAFSSSEEFFKVYGLDVVPIPTNRVSARNDHNDYIYQTEKGKFEAIAKRVKEAHDKGQPVLIGTVSIEKNELLSMHLTNEGIPHTVLNAKMHEQEGEVIAQAGRKGSVTVATNMAGRGVDIKLGGALATPEEHEEVKALGGLFVLGTERHEARRIDDQLRGRSGRQGDPGETQFFVSLEDSLMRVFASDAVKRMMGRFGIPEDVPIENRLINRSLEAAQKKIEGLNFDVRKHVLEFDDVMNTQRKTIYDRRKALVLGEHADIERILFEMIGGDEDIVRSAQEKKKELGDVPFLEAARRLMLQAIDVFWIDHLELMDFTRSSVNLRAYGQRDPLVEYQKEGLMAFRRMEASIEGHVMSMVPQIGAGAFSKEEEQLRRERARLQMIANDSSDAAPVQAKSMEHFGRNDMVTITNGTLTQEMKYKKAEPLIQSGEWKVVEQK
- a CDS encoding VTT domain-containing protein translates to MLGDLILFAQSLFLSIGPWGVFVLGFLQEVIPPIPSTLVTVSAGFFFLEGAPFSWAAFLRLFLYIGLPIAVGLSLGSLIIYGIVYWGGKPIVLKYGVYMGISWDEVEKMRVYMEGHTWDDVLLFAARSFPLMPSIAINVFCGLVRWRPVPFFLHTFFGTIIRSMWSGFIGWQFGNFYLKYSTMVEGAQNSILVIGVLVCGAFLYYHKKKKNMTRNVAPSEEVVE
- a CDS encoding phage holin family protein → MNILFKIVLAALAVLGASYLVPGIFVESFYVALIVAVVLAVLNLIVKPIIVVLTLPINIVTLGLFTLVINAGLFWIAAYFVDGFAVQRFLDAFIGALLVSVVVWVGHKFLPDND